CGTCGCGTCCGCCCACGAGACGCCCCCGTCGGTGGACCGCAGCAGCCGCGCGAGGGTCGCGGCGTACCAGGACGAGCCGTCGGGCGAGGCGTCGATCGACCGCACGAGGTCGCTGGTTGCCGCAAGGCGCACGAGTGTGGCGCCCAGGTCCCGCGTCTCGTACACGCCGTCCTGCGCACCCACGAGCAGCCGCGCGGAGTCCCTCGGATCCACGGCGATGGAACCGATCGTCGTCAGGGCGGGGTCCCCGCGGTTCCACGTCACGCCCCGGTCGGTCGAGCCGAACAGAATGGCCGGCGCGTCTCCGGCGGGCCCCAGGCTTCCGCCGCCCACGGCCGCATACAGCACGTCGGCGTTCGCGGGCGCCACCGCCACGGCCACAAGGTCGACCATGGGATTGTTCCGTTGCAGGCCGAAGATGCTCTGCGTCTGCGTCCGCGCGTCCGGACGATCCTGCGAGCTTCGTCGTGTGGGCTCGACGGAGAGGTCCGTCGTGTAGATGGACTCGGGCATGACGGCGTAGCCGATCTGGGGATCGCTTGGGCTCGCGGCCACGCCCTTCGTATGGTCGTACGGGCCCGCGAGCCGGCTCCAAGTCTTTCCCGCGTCGGTGGACCGGTAGAACGCGTGGGCGTTTGCGTCAAAGCCGGCGTACACGACGTTGGGGTCGGCCGGCGAGAAGGCAAGCCCGGCCACCTCGCCGCTTGGCAAGGCCACGCGCTGCCACAGGATGGGCGCACAGGCGCCCGACGTTTCGGACGGGCAGGACGCCTGTTGGGCCAGCGTCGAGCCGGCCACAAGAAGCGCACCCACGGCGGCGATCGCAAGCGGAGCCCACGCGCGACCGCGTCTCCCCAGCACGGCGTCCCGACGCCCGTCGGGCTATGAAAACGTGTCGAAACCCCGCCCGCGTCAACTGCGCACGGTGGCACCGTGCTTCACGAAGGTTCCCTCGTGGAACTCCGTGATGGCCTGCTGCAGCTCCCGCCGGTCGTTCATCACGATCGGGCCCCACCAGGCCACGGGCTCGGCAAGCGGCTTGCCCGAGACGAGAAGGAACCGCACGGGGTCCGCGCCCGTCCGCACGCGCACGAGGTCGCCGTCGCGAAGGAGGACGAGGTTCTCGGCGTCCGTCGTCTCCCGCCCGTCCGGGTCGAAGCTCGCGCGGCCCGAAACGACGTACGCGAACGCGCGGTGACCCCTGGGGATCGCCTGCTCGAACAAACGCCCCGCTTCCAGCCGCACGTCGAGATACTGGGGCTGCACGGCGATGTCGCGCACGGGCCCCTCCACGCCGGCAACCGATCCGGCGACGACCCGCACGCGCGCGCCCTTGCCGGCCTGCGCCTCGGGGATCTTCTCCGCGCGGAACTCCTGGTAGCGCGGGTCGGTCATCTTGTGGTTGCGCGGCAGGTTGACCCAGAGCTGGAAGCCCCCCATCACGTTCTCGCGCCCACGCGGCATCTCCTGGTGCACGATGCCGCTTCCGGCCGTCATCCACTGGACGTCGCCCGGCCCGATCACGCCTGCGTTGCCAAGGCTGTCGCCGTGCTCGACGAAGCCGTCGAGCATGTACGTCACGGTCTCGATGCCGCGGTGCGGGTGCCAGGGGAAGCCCGCCACGTAGTCGAGCGGGTTGTCGGAGCGGAAGTCGTCGAGCAGCAGGAACGGGTCGAGCTTGGGCACCTCGTTTGCGCCAAAGGCGCGCTTCAAGTGCACGCCAGCCCCCTCGATCGTCTCGCGGCTGGGCAGCACGGCCTCGACGCGACGGGGGATCGCTTCGTCCACGGTTCGGATTCGACGCGCGAACCCTTAAAGGTCCGCTTCCAACGTCCGTAGCGATGGAGCACGCGGCGGCCGCGCGTCCGCGCCGGCGCGCGGGCGGCAACGCTAGCGGAGCGCCGCGAGATCGCCGCACGCCTTCTCGACGATTTCGCAAAGCACGCCGAGCAGCCGCTCGCCCTCCTCGGCCGTCGCGCGAGCGGGGTCGCCGCAGTACGCGCGATCCATCCCGACCTCGCGGAAGGACGTCTTGCCCGCGCGAATGGCCGCCGCGAGGTCGACCGGAAGGCGAGGAAGCGACCGGAACTCGGAGCCGACGAGGTCCGGCGCCGCCACGAGCATGAGGCTCGTCTCGAACTCGCCGCCGTGGCAAGCGCCCGTGGCAAACTCGCCGCCGATGGCCGCCGCGTGGGCCCTGCGCGTAAAGTCCGGGAACACGACGCGGCCCGAGGCGCCCGGTTGAAGGTCGAGCATGGCCTCGCGCACGGCGCGAAGGTGCCCCGGGTCGAAGTGCAAGTTCACGAGCACGACCCCCCCGGCGCCTTGCCGCAAGAGGCCCTCCGCGGCGTCCACGAGCCGCTTGCGCTCGTCGTGCGGGTCCGCCGAGATCGTGCCGGGAAACGAGGCGGCGAAGGAGGCGCACGTGTCCACGAAGGGCTCCGCCACGCGCGCGGGCGCGCGGCGCGACAAGCGCTCGGCGCAGCGACGCGCCAGGAGCGAGGCGATGCGCGTGTCGGTGTCGAGCGGGAGGTGCGGGCCGTGCGCTTCGGTCGCGCCAAGCGGCAGGAGCACGATCACGGCCTGCCTCCCCGGGCGCTCACGTCCGTGTCGAACGATCCCGAAAGGCCGTTTGCGGCGACCTCGTCGCGCAGCCGCTTGCGTTCGACCTTGCCGCGGTCGTTCTTCGGGAGCGACTCGACGAACCGGACGCGGCGCGGGAACTTGTACGCGGCCAGGCGCGACTTCGCGTGGCGCGCAAGCTCCAGCGCAAGGGCGGCGTCCGCCCGGTGGCCGGGCCGCGGCACGACGAGGGCAAGCGGCTTCTCGAGGCCGCCTTCGTGGTACGCCACGACCGCGCACTCGGCCACGGCCGGGTGCGAGAGGAGGCAATCCTCGACCTCCGTGGGCGAGACGAAGATGCCGCCCACCTTGAGGAGGTCGTCCACGCGGCCGCAGTACCAAAACCGGCCGCCGGCGTCCCGGCGGAACAGGTCGGCGCTCTTCACCCAGCCGTCGACGAACGTCTCGCGCGTCTTCTCCGGCGCGCCGTGGTATTCGATTCCCACGCTTCCGCCCCGGATCCAGAGGGTTCCGATGCCGCCCTCCTCCACCTCGCGTCCGTCCGCTCCCGCAATGCGCGCCTCGTAGCCGGGCACGAGCTTTCCGAGCGAGCCTGGAACGACGTCGCCCGGCGCGTTCGAAATGTAGATGTGGAACGTCTCGGCGCTGCCGATGCCGTCGAGGATCTCCACACCAAACGTCTTCTTCCAGCGGTGGTACAGCTCGGGCGGAAGCGCCTCGCCGGCCGAGAGCACGGCGCGCAGGGAGGAAAGGTCCCGTTTGGAGGCTTCGGCGTCCGACACCATGGCGTTGATCGACGTGGGGACCGACGTGAGGATGGTCGGCCGATGCCGCTCGATCTTCTCGAAGAGCGCCTCGGGCGTGGGCTTCTCGGGAAACAGCACGGTCGTGGCGCCGACGGCGAGAGGAAAGAAGAGGTTCGTGCCCGTGCCGTAACCGAAGAACAGGCGCGGGACGGAGAGCGTGACGTCGTCCTGCCGGTAGCCCACGACGAGCTTCGCGTACCGCTCGCAGTTCCACGGGAAGTCCGCGTGGCGGTGGACGACCGCCTTGGGCCTGCCCGTCGAGCCGGAGGTGAAAAGCCAGTACGCGGAATCGGCGGCCCGAGTCGGCGCGGGCTCGCACCGCGGCGGCTGGCCCGACACGAGCGCGCCGTAGGCGTGCACCCGATCGCCCGCGGCGCCCGCAGCGCGCGCGGCGCCCCCCAGGACCACCAAATCTTTTAGGGTCATAAAGCGGGGAAGCATCGGGGCGAGCTTCTGCGCCACGGATTCGTCGCAAAGCATCGCGCGGCAGCCCGTGTATTCCACGTAGTACGCAAGATCTTCGGCCGGCAGCAGCGGGTTCACCATGGCGACGACGCCGCCCATGCGTAGCGTGCCGAAGATGCCCGCGGCGAATTCGGGCACGTCGGGGAGCGAGAGGAGCACGCGGTCCCCGGCGGCGACGCCAAGCTCCCGTAGGGCGTTGCCGAAGCGGTTCGACTCCGCGGCCGCGCGCGCATACGTCCAAGCGTCCGCGTCCGTGCGCATCGCGACGCGATCGCCCCGCCCCTCCGCGAGCCGATCGTACAGGAAGTAGTCGGCCATGTTGAAGGCGGCGCCCGCCGTCGGCTGCATGTTCAGGCGGAAACCGCCGTTTCGCCATTTAGGGCTTCGGGTGCCGCGCCGGG
The sequence above is drawn from the Candidatus Thermoplasmatota archaeon genome and encodes:
- a CDS encoding benzoate-CoA ligase family protein, translating into MQPTAGAAFNMADYFLYDRLAEGRGDRVAMRTDADAWTYARAAAESNRFGNALRELGVAAGDRVLLSLPDVPEFAAGIFGTLRMGGVVAMVNPLLPAEDLAYYVEYTGCRAMLCDESVAQKLAPMLPRFMTLKDLVVLGGAARAAGAAGDRVHAYGALVSGQPPRCEPAPTRAADSAYWLFTSGSTGRPKAVVHRHADFPWNCERYAKLVVGYRQDDVTLSVPRLFFGYGTGTNLFFPLAVGATTVLFPEKPTPEALFEKIERHRPTILTSVPTSINAMVSDAEASKRDLSSLRAVLSAGEALPPELYHRWKKTFGVEILDGIGSAETFHIYISNAPGDVVPGSLGKLVPGYEARIAGADGREVEEGGIGTLWIRGGSVGIEYHGAPEKTRETFVDGWVKSADLFRRDAGGRFWYCGRVDDLLKVGGIFVSPTEVEDCLLSHPAVAECAVVAYHEGGLEKPLALVVPRPGHRADAALALELARHAKSRLAAYKFPRRVRFVESLPKNDRGKVERKRLRDEVAANGLSGSFDTDVSARGGRP
- a CDS encoding creatininase family protein translates to MIVLLPLGATEAHGPHLPLDTDTRIASLLARRCAERLSRRAPARVAEPFVDTCASFAASFPGTISADPHDERKRLVDAAEGLLRQGAGGVVLVNLHFDPGHLRAVREAMLDLQPGASGRVVFPDFTRRAHAAAIGGEFATGACHGGEFETSLMLVAAPDLVGSEFRSLPRLPVDLAAAIRAGKTSFREVGMDRAYCGDPARATAEEGERLLGVLCEIVEKACGDLAALR
- a CDS encoding pirin family protein, producing MDEAIPRRVEAVLPSRETIEGAGVHLKRAFGANEVPKLDPFLLLDDFRSDNPLDYVAGFPWHPHRGIETVTYMLDGFVEHGDSLGNAGVIGPGDVQWMTAGSGIVHQEMPRGRENVMGGFQLWVNLPRNHKMTDPRYQEFRAEKIPEAQAGKGARVRVVAGSVAGVEGPVRDIAVQPQYLDVRLEAGRLFEQAIPRGHRAFAYVVSGRASFDPDGRETTDAENLVLLRDGDLVRVRTGADPVRFLLVSGKPLAEPVAWWGPIVMNDRRELQQAITEFHEGTFVKHGATVRS